In Arcanobacterium wilhelmae, the following are encoded in one genomic region:
- a CDS encoding alpha-galactosidase: MATMHNDVIIRAPHSPHPVGVPSVRPAIVLSPTSALPVITYWGEDLPLEHPALLASQSPQLINAGIDRAEIPSILPHQAEGWSGAPFLMLRRDGIAVFPAFTVREAAATESRYELTADADGVELHYAIALEKGGLAWQEAKLTNTGAEPLEVVQLRLAFPVPSSASELLTFSGHHLRERAPIRSEFSQGLHSQQSWMGRPDFNSGFMTIAGTPGFGFTRGAVYASHVAWSGNVEHFALRTPYSAGLIGGSELLYPGEVVLEPGASYTSPRVYGGFGHGLNEVSHQFHTHIRALHAMTPGRELRRPVTLNTWEAVYFDQRPGTLLALAQTAAETGVERFVVDDGWFVGRSNDFQALGDWYVSTEKWPNGLEEIAGRVHSLGMEFGLWFEPEMISLDSGAARAHPEWVLRPSPDRLPLPGRHEYVIDLTNPRAFSYLFDRISTLIGELGIDYIKWDHNRFITEAISPATGRPAVHDQTLAYYRLVRELRTAHPQLVIENCASGGGRVDLAAMAIASSVWASDCTDPVERATIQRYTSLLVPPEMIGAHVAASPSHQTNRTTTLTTRAAVAFCYGFGFEMDISRMSDFERVLAREWVALHRELIEAPMNAVHGDSSDPSVTVDGVVSVDCQHAVYAVTQLATSANYPIAPIQLPGLRPELVYRVRPLGGAARYSDSDVGRPAPAWWNDEGIEVPGRVLTDWGLRSKHVFPGNAVLLEVDAVALVCDGRAGRQ, translated from the coding sequence ATGGCCACGATGCACAACGACGTCATCATTCGTGCCCCACATTCGCCGCATCCCGTCGGCGTTCCATCAGTGCGCCCGGCGATCGTCCTTTCGCCGACAAGCGCGCTTCCCGTGATCACGTATTGGGGCGAGGACCTCCCGCTGGAGCACCCTGCGCTCCTTGCGTCCCAATCACCGCAGCTGATCAACGCCGGAATCGACCGCGCAGAGATCCCCTCGATTCTTCCTCACCAGGCCGAAGGCTGGAGCGGCGCGCCGTTCCTCATGTTGCGCCGCGACGGCATTGCGGTTTTCCCCGCGTTTACTGTCCGCGAGGCTGCCGCCACCGAGTCGAGGTACGAGTTAACCGCCGACGCCGACGGCGTCGAGTTGCACTACGCAATTGCGCTGGAGAAGGGCGGGCTTGCTTGGCAAGAGGCAAAGCTGACAAACACGGGTGCAGAACCGCTCGAAGTGGTCCAGCTCCGGCTCGCTTTCCCGGTGCCGTCGTCGGCGAGCGAGCTGCTCACGTTTAGCGGCCATCACCTGCGTGAACGCGCCCCGATCCGGTCCGAATTTTCGCAGGGGTTACACAGCCAGCAGTCCTGGATGGGCCGGCCGGACTTCAACTCTGGCTTCATGACGATCGCAGGGACGCCGGGCTTCGGTTTTACGCGAGGCGCAGTGTACGCAAGCCACGTCGCCTGGAGTGGCAACGTAGAGCACTTCGCGTTGCGCACTCCTTACTCGGCGGGCCTCATCGGCGGCAGCGAGTTGCTCTACCCGGGAGAGGTTGTGCTCGAGCCGGGCGCCAGCTACACGTCCCCGCGCGTGTACGGCGGGTTTGGGCACGGTTTGAACGAGGTGTCACACCAGTTCCACACGCACATCCGCGCGTTGCATGCGATGACGCCGGGGCGCGAGTTGCGCCGCCCGGTGACGTTGAACACGTGGGAGGCGGTGTATTTTGACCAGCGTCCTGGAACGTTGCTCGCTCTGGCTCAAACTGCGGCGGAGACTGGCGTGGAGCGTTTCGTTGTCGACGACGGCTGGTTCGTGGGCCGTTCGAACGATTTCCAAGCCCTTGGTGATTGGTATGTGAGTACCGAGAAGTGGCCGAATGGGCTCGAGGAGATCGCGGGGCGCGTTCACTCGCTTGGTATGGAATTTGGCTTGTGGTTCGAGCCAGAGATGATTTCGCTCGATTCCGGTGCTGCGCGTGCCCATCCTGAGTGGGTGTTGCGCCCGAGCCCCGATCGTTTGCCGCTTCCTGGCCGCCACGAGTATGTGATCGATTTAACGAACCCGCGAGCCTTCAGTTATCTCTTTGACAGGATCTCTACCCTTATTGGAGAACTGGGCATCGACTACATCAAGTGGGATCACAACCGGTTTATCACGGAGGCGATTTCCCCGGCGACAGGCCGGCCGGCCGTTCACGATCAGACACTCGCCTATTACCGTCTGGTGCGCGAGCTTCGCACTGCTCACCCGCAGCTCGTGATTGAGAATTGCGCTTCTGGTGGCGGGCGAGTGGACCTGGCTGCGATGGCGATCGCGAGTTCAGTGTGGGCGTCGGACTGCACGGACCCGGTCGAGCGGGCTACGATCCAGCGTTACACTTCGTTGCTTGTCCCACCGGAGATGATTGGCGCGCATGTGGCCGCGTCGCCGTCGCATCAGACGAACCGGACGACAACGTTGACGACGCGCGCCGCTGTCGCGTTCTGCTACGGTTTCGGGTTCGAGATGGATATTTCTCGGATGAGCGATTTCGAGAGGGTGCTGGCTCGCGAGTGGGTAGCGCTACATCGTGAGCTGATCGAAGCACCGATGAACGCGGTGCATGGGGATAGTTCCGACCCGTCCGTGACTGTTGACGGCGTAGTGAGCGTTGATTGTCAGCATGCGGTCTACGCCGTGACCCAGCTTGCGACGTCGGCGAACTATCCGATCGCTCCGATCCAGTTGCCGGGTTTACGCCCTGAGCTGGTGTATCGCGTGCGCCCGCTTGGGGGCGCGGCGCGCTACAGCGATTCCGACGTCGGTCGACCGGCACCCGCCTGGTGGAACGACGAGGGCATCGAGGTTCCGGGCCGTGTTCTCACCGACTGGGGTTTGCGTTCGAAGCACGTATTCCCCGGGAATGCGGTTCTCCTCGAGGTCGACGCCGTGGCACTGGTGTGCGATGGGCGAGCTGGACGCCAGTGA
- a CDS encoding MFS transporter — translation MSHRYDGKIDFDHLEFATLEDDATEQQYADRFKATAPDTFARYLRRRWVVFAVAYFGYVCAYLVRNNFKLQSEQIRLENGWELTQIGIILTAFTLTYGFAKFFMGVLSDRVSLRRIFAGSLGGSALICIAMGYVHNFWLLFALMLVLGTLQGALAPSSMAMIANWYPNRSRGSGIAIWNTSQNLGGAGLPLIISWIAALGGAGSTHLGFLIPGMFVVVLSFVFWRYGGDRPEDEHMPRLNTIYGPYGEPDVDDVPEDGYWTTFYRFVITSPVVLIVALINAILYFLRFGILNWMPAFLGTEMGFEKYQYLTAFSVLEWVAIPGCFFFAWVAIKAPNRQSIVGSIGLIGLAALVWVYMGNHNYVVLLIVSGLMGALIYGPQLIVNIMTLNVVPLKAAGAAVGFVGLFGYIVGEMAANLVMPILAEHLSWTASFFVLFALAILGGVLYLFISRYEKKIVKA, via the coding sequence ATGAGCCATCGATATGACGGCAAAATCGATTTTGACCACCTCGAGTTCGCCACACTCGAGGACGACGCCACAGAACAGCAGTACGCAGACCGGTTCAAAGCAACTGCGCCAGATACCTTCGCACGCTACTTGCGACGCCGGTGGGTCGTCTTCGCTGTCGCTTACTTCGGCTACGTCTGCGCATACCTGGTGCGAAATAATTTCAAGCTTCAATCCGAACAGATCCGCCTAGAAAACGGTTGGGAGCTCACCCAAATCGGCATTATCCTCACCGCCTTCACACTGACATATGGGTTCGCGAAATTCTTCATGGGCGTGCTCTCGGACCGCGTTTCTCTTCGTCGTATTTTCGCCGGTAGCCTCGGCGGCTCGGCCCTGATCTGCATCGCGATGGGTTACGTCCATAATTTCTGGCTCCTGTTCGCGCTCATGCTTGTGCTGGGGACTTTGCAAGGCGCACTCGCACCTAGCTCGATGGCGATGATCGCGAACTGGTATCCGAACCGTTCGCGCGGCTCTGGTATCGCGATCTGGAACACCTCACAGAATCTGGGCGGCGCAGGCCTTCCCCTCATCATTTCGTGGATCGCCGCGCTCGGAGGCGCAGGCTCAACTCACCTCGGCTTCCTCATCCCCGGCATGTTCGTCGTCGTCCTCTCGTTTGTGTTCTGGCGCTATGGCGGCGACCGGCCAGAGGATGAACACATGCCACGGTTGAACACGATCTACGGCCCATACGGCGAGCCCGACGTCGACGACGTCCCCGAAGACGGCTACTGGACCACTTTCTACCGCTTTGTGATTACCTCGCCTGTCGTTCTGATCGTCGCGCTCATCAATGCAATTCTTTACTTCCTGCGCTTCGGCATCCTGAACTGGATGCCAGCGTTCCTCGGCACCGAAATGGGGTTCGAAAAGTACCAATACCTCACCGCTTTTTCCGTGCTGGAATGGGTGGCCATCCCTGGCTGTTTCTTCTTTGCATGGGTCGCGATCAAGGCGCCAAACCGCCAGTCAATCGTTGGCTCGATTGGGTTGATCGGCCTCGCCGCGCTCGTGTGGGTGTACATGGGCAACCATAACTATGTGGTACTCCTGATCGTCTCGGGATTGATGGGGGCGCTCATCTACGGCCCGCAGCTGATCGTCAACATCATGACCTTGAACGTTGTTCCACTCAAAGCGGCTGGCGCTGCCGTTGGTTTCGTTGGGTTGTTCGGATATATCGTCGGTGAAATGGCTGCGAACCTCGTGATGCCGATCCTGGCCGAGCATCTGTCCTGGACGGCGTCGTTCTTCGTGCTGTTCGCGCTCGCGATACTTGGAGGTGTTCTCTACCTCTTTATCTCGCGGTACGAGAAGAAGATCGTGAAAGCATAG
- a CDS encoding YchJ family protein, with protein sequence MSDLMCPCGSGSTYAECCEPFHDGAPAPTAVALMRARYSAYALGRLNYAFATWHPRTRPADLSSAGIAWTGLEILAIVDGAVADDAGEVTFRAHYVSAGEPGVMEERSAFVKRGGRWVYVEALA encoded by the coding sequence GTGTCTGATTTGATGTGTCCGTGCGGCTCCGGATCCACATACGCCGAGTGCTGCGAGCCGTTCCATGACGGCGCCCCCGCGCCAACTGCCGTCGCGTTGATGCGCGCCCGCTACAGCGCCTACGCGCTCGGCCGGCTGAATTATGCGTTCGCCACCTGGCATCCGCGCACCCGCCCAGCGGATCTTTCATCGGCTGGCATTGCCTGGACGGGCCTGGAAATACTGGCGATTGTGGACGGCGCTGTAGCTGACGACGCCGGAGAGGTCACGTTTCGTGCGCATTACGTTTCCGCTGGCGAGCCTGGTGTGATGGAGGAGCGCTCTGCGTTTGTGAAACGTGGCGGCCGCTGGGTCTACGTTGAGGCGCTGGCCTAG
- a CDS encoding acyltransferase family protein → MPKPIGHSSRYNPAIDGIRTLAVLAVIFYHMKLAWMPGGLLGVAVFFTISGFLITGNLMRSWYRHGNLGLKTFWLRRLRRLMPAVILVVLVVWALTPFLAANKWADYRFGGLTAIFYVNNWASIVYGDSYFDQFEASPLEHMWSLSVEEQFYVFWPLVLFLFLVLARGRKATVVALTMVLAAASFGWMAYAHSLGYEATRIYEGTDTRAGSLLIGAVLAMLVTRRSAENGEETTSGRLFAEIAGLAGVAVVVGMMLRTDDNASYLYTYGLVLVGIASAGLLYGVSHQRTLVGRFLGSHQLPGWGSVATRFICGTCR, encoded by the coding sequence ATGCCAAAACCGATTGGTCATTCTTCACGCTACAATCCCGCGATCGATGGCATACGCACCCTCGCGGTTCTTGCTGTGATTTTTTATCACATGAAACTCGCGTGGATGCCGGGCGGCCTCCTGGGAGTTGCCGTTTTCTTCACGATCTCGGGTTTCTTGATTACGGGGAACTTGATGCGGTCGTGGTATCGCCATGGAAACCTGGGTTTGAAAACGTTTTGGCTTCGCCGTCTGCGTAGGCTGATGCCTGCGGTGATCTTGGTGGTGTTGGTGGTGTGGGCGCTGACTCCTTTCCTGGCTGCGAACAAGTGGGCCGACTACCGCTTTGGCGGGCTCACCGCGATTTTTTACGTGAATAACTGGGCCAGCATCGTCTACGGCGATTCGTATTTTGACCAGTTTGAGGCGAGCCCGCTCGAGCACATGTGGTCGCTCTCGGTGGAGGAGCAGTTCTACGTGTTTTGGCCACTGGTGCTGTTCCTGTTCCTCGTGCTCGCTCGCGGCAGGAAAGCGACTGTGGTTGCGCTGACGATGGTTCTCGCCGCGGCGTCGTTTGGGTGGATGGCGTACGCGCATTCGCTTGGGTATGAGGCCACTCGGATCTATGAGGGCACTGACACGCGCGCGGGTAGCTTGTTGATCGGTGCCGTGTTGGCGATGCTGGTGACGCGCCGGAGTGCGGAAAATGGTGAGGAGACGACGTCGGGGCGGCTTTTCGCTGAAATTGCTGGACTTGCGGGTGTAGCGGTGGTCGTCGGGATGATGTTGCGTACCGACGATAACGCGTCTTATCTGTACACGTACGGCCTTGTGCTTGTGGGTATCGCATCGGCTGGCCTGCTGTACGGGGTAAGTCATCAACGCACGCTCGTTGGGCGCTTTTTGGGCTCGCACCAATTGCCTGGGTGGGGGAGCGTAGCTACGCGATTTATTTGTGGCACATGCCGGTGA
- a CDS encoding SGNH/GDSL hydrolase family protein gives MPVIAFGKPGLDLLPLWASTSVVTVASIVLASLSWTLVEDPIRRHGLIPPILAWLRRQARFPKAIWAFPVALAVAFAGILAPASAGQKMQADHQAFLAQERAKKLEEQRREEEKAKQLAKDQYLAATTTRCQEIVHLGDSTSLSMFTDSGVLDPADNAYKVYASTGAKKVENSSFGARATNQGFKENPSGNDSLKEILAKGVLPDTCFVIALGTNNAANLNRGGALELAPKAIDQTMRIINGKYPVLWISTTVNPAGSPKWYSKDAMNAWNKALFEAQNRYPNMWVYTWDQDVKPGWFLKGDGVHYNQEGSSERSHRFAQAVINAWPMRPQKLDVPLMPKEPIPAKNRVVTSERPKVKIPQG, from the coding sequence ATGCCGGTGATTGCTTTTGGAAAGCCTGGGCTTGATCTGCTCCCGTTGTGGGCGTCGACGTCGGTGGTGACGGTCGCGTCGATTGTTCTTGCGTCGCTGTCGTGGACGCTCGTTGAGGATCCGATTCGCCGTCACGGTCTCATTCCACCGATTCTCGCGTGGCTTCGCAGGCAGGCTCGCTTCCCGAAGGCGATCTGGGCCTTCCCGGTGGCGCTCGCTGTGGCGTTTGCCGGTATTCTCGCGCCGGCGTCGGCAGGCCAGAAAATGCAAGCGGACCACCAGGCATTTTTGGCGCAGGAGCGTGCAAAGAAGCTCGAGGAACAGCGCCGAGAGGAAGAGAAAGCGAAGCAGCTAGCAAAGGACCAGTATTTAGCGGCGACCACTACGCGTTGTCAGGAGATCGTGCACCTGGGGGATTCGACGTCGCTGTCGATGTTCACGGATTCGGGTGTCCTGGATCCGGCGGATAACGCCTACAAGGTCTATGCCTCGACCGGCGCAAAGAAGGTGGAAAACTCGTCGTTTGGTGCCCGGGCCACAAACCAGGGTTTCAAAGAGAACCCGTCGGGCAATGATTCGCTGAAAGAGATCTTGGCGAAGGGTGTTTTGCCTGATACATGTTTCGTGATTGCGTTGGGCACGAACAACGCGGCGAATTTGAATCGCGGAGGTGCGCTTGAGCTTGCGCCGAAGGCGATCGACCAGACGATGCGGATTATCAACGGAAAGTATCCGGTTTTATGGATCTCGACCACAGTGAACCCTGCTGGTTCGCCAAAGTGGTATTCGAAGGATGCGATGAACGCTTGGAATAAGGCGCTGTTCGAGGCGCAAAATCGGTATCCGAACATGTGGGTCTACACCTGGGATCAGGATGTAAAGCCGGGCTGGTTCCTCAAGGGCGACGGCGTGCACTACAACCAAGAGGGGAGTTCGGAGCGTTCGCATCGTTTCGCTCAGGCGGTGATTAATGCGTGGCCGATGCGTCCGCAGAAGCTGGATGTGCCGTTAATGCCGAAAGAGCCGATTCCCGCGAAAAATCGTGTGGTGACGAGTGAACGTCCGAAAGTGAAGATTCCACAGGGCTAG
- a CDS encoding ArsR/SmtB family transcription factor translates to MVRLVDEYAGAAQLFAALADPVRLEVFERIAQAVEPMCVCNLQPNPPIPDNRLSYHLKVLRDAGLVTSERRGRWVDYTIAPDAEARLAHALPLSPAVTR, encoded by the coding sequence ATGGTTCGCTTAGTTGATGAATATGCTGGAGCGGCGCAGCTTTTTGCGGCGCTCGCGGATCCTGTTCGGCTCGAGGTTTTTGAACGCATCGCGCAGGCCGTCGAGCCGATGTGCGTGTGCAATTTACAGCCCAATCCGCCGATTCCGGACAACCGCCTGAGCTACCATCTGAAGGTCTTGCGCGACGCCGGGCTGGTCACATCCGAGCGGCGTGGCCGGTGGGTTGATTACACGATCGCTCCCGACGCCGAGGCGCGGCTTGCGCATGCGCTTCCGCTGTCGCCGGCGGTGACACGATGA
- a CDS encoding permease, which produces MTQMLELTAPTSERRFWGTLAAGVTGWVVAFVANESLWTWLFGQVFGLDVEGRLGGALHFFAVDTVKILLLLTGLMFVIGVARASLNLDRAREFLEGKGLFVGLVLAVVLGVVTPFCSCSSIPLFIGFVAAGIPLPITLTFLVASPLVSETAAILIGSQFGWGIAGAYVAAGSLISLMVGFVFSRFHLEKWVEGSVFGITLGAAPTSGGRMPARARVNSAIAETRDIFSKVWLWVIVGVAIGAAIHGWVPADFFAGYLGAVNPLGVPLATILGVPLYVNGGGVVPIGEALWAKGLPLGTVMSLMMGAIALSIPEAIMLRRVLKPQLLALFFGAVTVGIIAVGYLFNALF; this is translated from the coding sequence ATGACGCAGATGCTCGAGTTGACAGCGCCGACGTCGGAGCGTCGGTTTTGGGGGACTCTCGCGGCTGGTGTGACTGGCTGGGTTGTTGCTTTCGTCGCGAATGAGTCGCTGTGGACGTGGCTGTTCGGGCAGGTATTCGGCCTGGATGTGGAGGGTCGGCTTGGGGGAGCACTCCACTTTTTCGCCGTGGACACTGTCAAGATCCTTCTTCTCCTCACGGGGCTCATGTTTGTGATCGGCGTGGCTCGAGCATCCCTCAACCTCGATCGTGCACGCGAGTTCCTCGAGGGCAAGGGTTTGTTTGTTGGGCTTGTGCTTGCGGTGGTGCTCGGCGTCGTCACGCCTTTCTGCTCGTGTTCGTCGATCCCGCTGTTCATCGGGTTTGTGGCAGCGGGGATTCCGCTACCGATTACGCTCACGTTCTTGGTGGCGTCGCCACTGGTGAGCGAAACGGCGGCGATCCTCATCGGTTCGCAGTTCGGCTGGGGGATTGCAGGCGCATACGTTGCCGCAGGGTCCCTGATCTCGCTGATGGTTGGTTTCGTCTTTTCACGATTCCACTTGGAGAAGTGGGTAGAGGGATCTGTGTTTGGGATTACGCTCGGCGCTGCCCCGACGTCGGGTGGTCGGATGCCAGCCCGTGCACGCGTGAACTCAGCGATCGCGGAAACTCGCGATATTTTCTCCAAAGTGTGGCTGTGGGTGATCGTCGGCGTCGCGATCGGGGCCGCGATTCATGGCTGGGTGCCTGCGGATTTCTTCGCAGGCTACCTTGGCGCAGTTAATCCGCTCGGTGTTCCGTTGGCCACGATTCTTGGCGTGCCGCTGTATGTGAACGGTGGCGGCGTGGTTCCGATCGGTGAGGCGCTGTGGGCGAAGGGTCTGCCGCTTGGAACCGTGATGAGCCTGATGATGGGCGCGATTGCGCTGTCCATTCCTGAGGCGATCATGCTTCGCCGCGTGCTCAAGCCTCAGCTTCTCGCACTGTTTTTCGGCGCGGTGACCGTTGGGATCATCGCCGTCGGCTACCTGTTCAACGCTCTGTTCTGA
- a CDS encoding low molecular weight phosphatase family protein → MTTVMFACRKNAGRSQMAAALMAHIAPHLRVMSGGTTPGREVHPQAREALAQIGLTPFSEQPQALTPDRVKEADWVITMGCGETCPVFPGKYYEDWPVEDPADQPIEKVALIRDDIERRVRDLLARIEREVPTGAVDN, encoded by the coding sequence ATGACTACCGTAATGTTTGCGTGCCGAAAGAACGCCGGCCGCTCGCAGATGGCTGCGGCTTTGATGGCACATATTGCGCCGCACCTGCGCGTGATGTCCGGCGGAACGACGCCGGGGCGCGAAGTGCACCCGCAGGCGCGTGAGGCATTGGCGCAAATCGGGCTCACACCGTTCTCGGAGCAACCCCAGGCACTCACGCCGGATCGCGTGAAGGAAGCTGACTGGGTGATCACCATGGGATGCGGGGAAACCTGCCCAGTGTTTCCCGGAAAGTACTACGAAGATTGGCCGGTGGAAGATCCAGCCGATCAGCCGATCGAAAAGGTTGCGCTCATCCGCGATGACATCGAGCGGCGCGTGCGCGATCTGCTCGCCCGTATCGAACGCGAGGTGCCAACCGGCGCCGTCGACAACTGA
- a CDS encoding thioredoxin family protein gives MNIKILGPGCTNCVNLEKNAKEAVEALGLEATVEKVTDYADIMSYGILSTPGLVVDEKVLVSGRVPSANEITRLLGEA, from the coding sequence ATGAATATCAAGATTCTCGGGCCGGGTTGCACGAACTGCGTGAACCTGGAGAAAAACGCGAAGGAAGCCGTTGAGGCCCTCGGGCTGGAGGCCACCGTCGAAAAGGTGACGGACTATGCGGACATCATGAGCTACGGGATCCTCTCGACGCCGGGGCTCGTCGTGGATGAGAAGGTACTCGTCTCGGGGCGTGTGCCGAGCGCCAACGAAATCACACGCCTGCTAGGGGAGGCGTGA
- a CDS encoding transporter substrate-binding domain-containing protein: protein MRNYKALAALTFALTLGACSTGAAPTPAAPPAPASAGASGAANGTGVEDGVFTVAMEAAYAPYNWAQPTDANGAVPIKGSNLFANGYDVMTAKHIAQKNGWKLEIVQLDWDSLIPAVQSGTVDAVIAGQSMTAEREKEVDFAGPYQVANMVVLTKKDSKFASAKGISDLAGAKATSQSGTVWYDSLVPQIPNVNRLPAVESAPAMLVALETGQVEIAPCDKPTAQGAVRAYPDLTILDFTGTKDNFTVSGEDVNVGISVRNGNTQLKDAINKALEGQTQADFDAQMAHAVEIAPLQNQN from the coding sequence ATGCGCAACTACAAGGCTTTGGCCGCACTCACTTTTGCTCTGACCCTCGGCGCGTGCTCCACGGGCGCGGCCCCGACGCCGGCTGCCCCACCTGCGCCGGCGTCGGCTGGTGCGTCCGGTGCTGCGAACGGCACCGGCGTCGAAGACGGCGTCTTCACAGTGGCGATGGAAGCGGCTTACGCGCCCTACAACTGGGCTCAGCCGACGGATGCGAACGGGGCCGTGCCGATCAAGGGCTCGAACCTGTTTGCCAACGGCTACGACGTGATGACGGCGAAGCACATCGCGCAGAAGAACGGCTGGAAGCTCGAAATCGTCCAGTTGGATTGGGATTCGCTCATCCCGGCCGTGCAGTCGGGCACGGTTGACGCCGTGATCGCGGGTCAGTCGATGACGGCAGAGCGTGAGAAGGAAGTGGACTTCGCCGGCCCGTACCAGGTGGCCAACATGGTGGTGCTCACGAAGAAGGATTCGAAGTTCGCCAGCGCGAAGGGCATTTCAGACCTTGCAGGAGCGAAGGCCACCTCGCAGTCGGGCACCGTGTGGTATGACTCGTTGGTTCCACAGATCCCGAACGTCAACCGCCTCCCCGCAGTCGAATCGGCACCGGCGATGCTCGTGGCGCTCGAAACTGGTCAGGTGGAGATCGCGCCCTGCGATAAGCCCACCGCCCAAGGTGCTGTGCGCGCCTACCCGGACCTGACGATCCTCGACTTCACCGGAACAAAGGACAACTTCACAGTCTCCGGTGAGGACGTGAACGTGGGTATCTCGGTGCGAAACGGCAACACGCAGCTTAAGGACGCGATCAATAAGGCTCTCGAGGGGCAAACCCAGGCTGATTTCGACGCCCAAATGGCACACGCGGTGGAGATCGCGCCGCTGCAGAACCAGAACTGA
- a CDS encoding amino acid ABC transporter permease, with translation MTLWNDIIYLLDQYGWIYLAGMGNTLILATVATLIGCLIGFACGVLTTIPHPPSMAWPRRAGLWIIRALIRIYVEVFRGTPMILQAIFIFYGLPYFTNNALQFTNIWTVSILVVSINTGAYIAESVRGGIFAVDPGQTEGARAIGMSHVQTMLYVVLPQALRSLLPQIGNNLIINIKDTSVMFIIGFSEFFSVHKMVSGAIFKYFPSATIEMVGYLTVTLLASVLLRWFERRLDGDESYELVNSDQLVMAAGTYTFREPRRRPDVVGAGEPNASRAHDAGGRAQTQATTSGEEN, from the coding sequence ATGACCCTCTGGAACGACATCATTTACCTGCTCGACCAGTACGGGTGGATCTACCTGGCGGGGATGGGCAACACGCTCATCCTCGCCACGGTGGCCACACTGATTGGTTGCCTGATCGGGTTCGCGTGTGGTGTGCTCACGACGATCCCGCACCCGCCGTCGATGGCGTGGCCGCGCCGCGCCGGTTTATGGATCATCCGAGCCCTGATCCGCATCTACGTCGAAGTGTTCCGCGGCACCCCGATGATCCTGCAGGCGATCTTCATCTTCTACGGCCTTCCGTACTTCACGAATAATGCCCTGCAGTTCACGAACATTTGGACCGTCTCAATTCTCGTCGTGTCGATCAACACTGGCGCGTATATCGCGGAGTCGGTGCGCGGTGGTATCTTCGCCGTGGACCCGGGCCAAACCGAGGGCGCGCGTGCAATCGGTATGAGCCACGTTCAGACGATGCTGTACGTTGTGCTTCCGCAGGCGCTGCGTAGCCTCCTCCCACAGATCGGCAACAACCTGATCATCAACATCAAGGACACGTCGGTGATGTTCATCATCGGGTTCTCCGAGTTCTTCTCGGTGCACAAGATGGTCTCCGGCGCGATCTTCAAGTACTTCCCGTCGGCGACGATCGAGATGGTCGGTTACTTGACTGTGACTCTCCTCGCCTCGGTGTTGCTTCGCTGGTTCGAGCGCCGCCTTGACGGCGATGAATCCTACGAGTTGGTCAACTCGGATCAGCTGGTGATGGCGGCAGGTACGTATACGTTCCGTGAGCCGCGTCGTCGCCCCGACGTCGTCGGCGCGGGCGAGCCCAATGCCAGCCGTGCTCACGACGCCGGTGGGCGAGCACAAACCCAGGCCACAACTTCCGGGGAGGAAAACTGA